CGTCGTTGATGGCtagataatttgatttggtttcGTTGATGAATTGGTTTAAATTGGTCAAGACATGGAAAAAGTCCTTGCATTCTTTGATGAATGTATCGTCAAGAAGGTAAGCAGGGCCCACGCTAGTGGTTGACCCTGCTTGATACTCCGATTGAACGATGTCAACGCACTGGCGGAATAATGGTGTAAGATCGGTCATGGTTAGCTAGGAAGTAGTTTTGctgtttattattattttttttttttttttttttttttttcatggTGGTGTTTATTTTCTGTACACACTATTTATCCAGAGAAATAATCCACACATTTAGTCACTTCAATCGCATCTTTATGATTATTCTTGGGGTTGACGACCTCGATTGTTTTTGTCGAATACAAGATATTCCATCTGCCTATAAACTCCTTACCCTCGGGGTTTGCGGTGGTTTCGTTGTATAGCTTTTTCTCATCTGGGGAAAAGTTTACGTATGCCACGTATTGTGGAGCACCTGGCGTAATAATATTGTCGGCCACAAGCAATGTTCCTGGGGCAATGAGATTGAGCGACTCCAACACCCGTAAATCTGGAACGTACATATCCTTCCAGTGATcaataaagataaagtCCAACGCAGTGTAGTGTTTCTTTTCCGAAAACAATCTTTTTCTAAATGCTGGCAAATTGTATGACGCCTTGCCGACAATGATTTCGACTTTATCCAGCAACCCTGCCAAGCCGATTACATAGTTGGCAATTTTAGCAAACTCTGGGTTAAGCTCAAAACTGTAATATTTAGCCTCTGGATCGTCGGCTATTTCGCTGGCAAATAATACCGCAGAATAGCCCAAGTACCCGCCCAACTCAATCATGGTTTTGGGGGCCTTCTCCTTGATTTTGGCAACAATGTGTTTCCCCTTGTATGGGCCAATGTTCATAAAACTCTGAGGGTACTCATCAATGAGCTTTAAGACTTCTAATGGCTTACCCTTGACCTGAGTGAGAGTCTCCTCTGGGAGACTAGTGATATAGTTGTAGAATTCTGTTTCTTTAGACATGGTTgtgggaaaaaaaatagggGGGGGGATGAAGAAAGTGTGGGAAAAACTAATGGTATTTAAGAATCGCGCAATCTAAAGGATAAATGTTGTTCCTAGCAacagcttttttttttccctaCGAAATGTCAACCACCACTAAATCTGCTATACTAGAAAGACTAGAGAGGTTAAAGGAGGAAAGGAGGGAGGCACAGAAGGCAAACAAGCAAGAGGCGTTACGAGATGCAAAGAAAGGACTAGCTGGGAAGAACGAAAGCGATGAGCCAACATCCCATTTAGACTACACTATAGAGGAGACTGAAAAGTGGGATCTTAAACAGAGCCAGCGAAAAGGTCGTCGAGATGGGACGGCGAATATGGATGATCTAGCAGAGCTGACGTATTATAAGGATATCCAAGGATTGAAAATCGATAAAGAAGGTTATGAAAAGCAAAAGGGTGGTACACCAGATGCCAAGACCGAGCTTGTCAACATCCTTGCCGCTAACAACGAACgaaaaacaaagagaaaACGTAAAGATGCAGATGTCGAtagttttattaatgaaaagaaTAGGCAGTTTaatatgaaattaaatAGACAGAGCAAATGATATTGTGCGTAATACACGACTTGTGTGGTGAAAAAA
This sequence is a window from Candida dubliniensis CD36 chromosome 7, complete sequence. Protein-coding genes within it:
- the CMT1 gene encoding S-adenosylmethionine-dependent methyltransferase, putative; its protein translation is MSKETEFYNYITSLPEETLTQVKGKPLEVLKLIDEYPQSFMNIGPYKGKHIVAKIKEKAPKTMIELGGYLGYSAVLFASEIADDPEAKYYSFELNPEFAKIANYVIGLAGLSDKVEIIVGKASYNLPAFRKRLFSEKKHYTALDFIFIDHWKDMYVPDLRVLESLNLIAPGTLLVADNIITPGAPQYVAYVNFSPDEKKLYNETTANPEGKEFIGRWNILYSTKTIEVVNPKNNHKDAIEVTKCVDYFSG